A single region of the Malaclemys terrapin pileata isolate rMalTer1 chromosome 2, rMalTer1.hap1, whole genome shotgun sequence genome encodes:
- the LOC128830906 gene encoding zinc finger MYM-type protein 6-like translates to MAKELKMEMDIKKVFKQPVPENAPECDAEMVPEKLPAAKKSRTWKEENRKFQEQWETRFLVFLKPSNSISEQVAVCAVCKKEIRQIKMYAMQRHYNTHAGEVEQNYRGEFQRRKLLNDAKTELERQQQPPRDFLKKADQLLVATFKVALLLGQARKSFDEGELVKKIVLAVQPENTLFRELPLSNDMLQRSTRDLANFLQNEIAEKVAASPFYSLCLVESLDVMKYPKIIVCVRFFDCAHCCFTEGVLCQVSLTDRPTGKHIFQSVQARMQECRVSFDNLCGLTADGAAARQGVQAEVLNCFQKSCPQKLFLFHWFVHQEVLASKASMESMDEVESIVKKCISAVNTSGVNKETFTTLCDAGSETHKVLLNYNLVHWLSFNDRVRWLFELRGELIEVLNTISPELSQKLQDPEVHGALLFLKEFLPKLSSLTLELQIPQLTIFDRVEVIHTFRMTIADIVQQLQENQDFSVFSELSGFLGCQDESVQRKVGLAVTKYLRILSEELENCFSEGNFFRQYTFVTDPFSNSGSGFLAADKLTALRDRLASFASLDVRNLQYLLVHMRNNARMKTYFSQPGVTVQQFWLKVYLSEDTYRPLAKVAFLFLSLFSTTVLCERAFSALHCLKGKSQNGLTDANLESSLLVSQETRDPADFPFQELLNFCR, encoded by the coding sequence ATGGCGAAAGAGTTAAAAATGGAAATGGACATCAAAAAGGTTTTCAAACAACCGGTGCCAGAAAATGCCCCTGAATGTGATGCAGAGATGGTCCCGGAGAAGCTACCTGCTGCTAAGAAAAGCAGAACGTGGAAGGAAGAAAATCGAAAATTTCAGGAGCAGTGGGAAACGCGGTTTCTTGTGTTTCTGAAGCCATCCAATTCCATTTCTGAGCAAGTTGCAGTGTGCGCTGTTTGTAAGAAGGAAATTCGTCAGATTAAAATGTACGCGATGCAGCGTCACTATAACACTCATGCAGGGGAAGTTGAACAGAATTACCGTGGTGAGTTTCAGAGGCGCAAGCTGTTAAATGATGCAAAAACCGAGCTCGAAAGACAACAGCAACCGCCAAGAGATTTTCTGAAGAAAGCGGATCAGCTCTTGGTGGCTACTTTTAAAGTGGCCCTGCTTTTGGGGCAAGCAAGGAAATCTTTCGACGAAGGAGAACTCGTGAAGAAAATTGTTCTGGCCGTTCAACCAGAAAATACACTTTTCAGAGAGCTACCACTGAGCAATGACATGTTACAGAGGAGCACAAGAGATCTAGCAAACTTTCTACAAAACGAAATAGCCGAGAAGGTCGCAGCAAGCCCTTTCTACAGCCTATGCTTGGTTGAGAGCCTTGATGTCATGAAGTATCCCAAGATAATCGTATgcgttcgcttttttgactgtgcTCACTGTTGTTTTACCGAAGGCGTTTTATGTCAGGTGAGCCTCACTGATAGGCCAACTGGCAAACACATTTTTCAGAGTGTGCAGGCGAGAATGCAAGAGTGCCGGGTTAGCTTTGACAATCTGTGCGGCTTGACAGCTGATGGGGCAGCGGCTAGGCAAGGTGTCCAAGCAGAGGTGTTGAACTGCTTCCAAAAAAGCTGCCCTCAGAAACTGTTTCTGTTTCACTGGTTTGTCCACCAAGAAGTACTTGCCAGCAAGGCTTCAATGGAAAGTATGGATGAGGTTGAATCCATAGTGAAAAAGTGCATCAGTGCTGTGAACACCAGCGGTGTCAATAAAGAGACATTCACAACTCTGTGTGACGCGGGCTCTGAGACGCACAAGGTGCTGCTGAATTACAACCTGGTCCATTGGCTTAGTTTTAATGACCGTGTACGGTGGCTGTTTGAGCTCCGGGGAGAGCTCATTGAGGTTTTGAACACCATTTCGCCGGAACTGTCCCAAAAGCTACAAGATCCAGAAGTACATGGTGCTTTGCTCTTTTTGAAAGAGTTTTTGCCAAAGCTTTCTTCCTTGACCCTGGAGCTCCAGATACCTCAGCTCACCATATTTGACCGTGTTGAAGTAATTCATACATTCCGAATGACCATCGCTGACATTGTCCAGCAACTACAAGAGAACCAGGACTTTTCTGTTTTTTCTGAGCTTAGTGGGTTTCTCGGCTGTCAGGACGAGAGCGTACAGCGAAAGGTTGGCTTAGCTGTAACCAAATACCTGCGTATCCTCTCGGAAGAGCTTGAAAATTGTTTCAGCGAGGGAAACTTTTTCCGTCAGTACACTTTTGTGACGGACCCGTTCAGCAATTCTGGTTCAGGGTTTTTGGCTGCAGACAAACTAACAGCCTTGCGAGACAGATTAGCTTCCTTTGCCTCTTTGGATGTAAGGAATCTCCAGTATCTCTTGGTGCACATGCGTAATAATGCAAGGATGAAAACCTACTTCAGTCAGCCCGGTGTTACGGTGCAGCAGTTCTGGCTCAAAGTGTACCTGTCTGAGGACACCTACAGGCCTCTAGCTaaagttgcttttcttttcttgtccCTGTTTTCAACTACTGTGCTGTGTGAgagggcatttagtgcactgcatTGTCTGAAGGGCAAGTCCCAAAACGGCCTCACTGATGCTAACCTGGAATCTTCCCTTCTAGTTTCACAGGAGACCCGAGATCCTGCCGACTTTCCATTCCAAGAGCTCCTGAACTTCTGCAGGTAG